The Pyrus communis chromosome 2, drPyrComm1.1, whole genome shotgun sequence genome includes a window with the following:
- the LOC137726507 gene encoding protein ROOT HAIR SPECIFIC 17-like — MSPAMKKKKRDANNGHRCIYINDVITAAAIGGVVFRTSILRRHLRRLRHHVFPLICAVSGCLLIFLAAFSLLAPSPVLHFHNHLSLLRHLSSVDNGGDEVRDNSDETTTFRVPESGGSSGRDLWTTRNSELFFGCSNAADNFATADAKTHSNRYLLIATSGGLNQQRTGITDAVVAAYILNATLVVPKLDQKSYWKDSSNFDEIFDVDWFISSLSKDVKIIKQLPTKGGKPMSPYTMRVPRKCNAKCYQNRLVPVLNKKHAVQLTKFDYRLSNKLDSNLQKLRCRANYQALKFTDTIRKMGKKLVERMSMKNKHFIALHLRFEPDMLAFSGCDYGGGAKERKELGKLRKRWKTLHASNPDKVRRHGRCPLTPEEVGLMLRALGFGRDVHLYVASGDVYGGEETLAPLKTLFPNFHTKETLLSKEELAPFSSFSSRMAALDFIVCDESDVFVTNNNGNMAKMLAGRRRYFGHKPTIRPNAKKLSQLFINRNNMTWEEFASRIRTDQIGFLGEPNEVKPGRGVFHENPAACICSTSDTKAKEDYMNKDSGYATDEQVTEDEQDWSEMDYAEITNQSIGKVLPSGSVSGPSVLLKSDQPEFEEFFSD, encoded by the exons ATGTCACCggcgatgaagaagaagaagagagacgCAAACAACGGTCACCGCTGCATCTATATTAACGACGTTATCACCGCTGCCGCCATAGGCGGCGTCGTTTTCAGAACCTCTATTCTTCGGCGACACCTCCGCCGTCTCCGCCACCACGTGTTCCCGCTAATCTGCGCCGTATCCGGTTGCCTGCTTATCTTCCTCGCTGCCTTCTCTCTCCTCGCTCCGTCTCCGGTTCTGCATTTTCACAATCACCTCTCGCTCTTGCGTCACCTCTCCTCG GTTGACAATGGCGGCGATGAGGTCCGGGATAATTCGGATGAGACGACGACGTTTCGTGTGCCG GAGAGTGGGGGAAGTTCAGGTCGAGATTTATGGACTACAAGGAATTCGGAGCTTTTCTTCGGTTGCAGCAATGCCGCCGATAACTTtgcaa CTGCTGATGCGAAAACTCATTCGAATCGCTACTTGTTGATTGCTACAAGTGGAGGTTTGAACCAACAAAGAACAGGG ATAACAGATGCTGTCGTTGCAGCTTATATCTTGAATGCTACTCTTGTTGTTCCCAAGCTGGACCAGAAATCGTATTGGAAGGATTCCAG TAACTTTGATGAAATCTTCGACGTAGACTGGTTTATATCATCTCTCTCAAAAGATGTTAAAATCATAAAACAGCTTCCAACAAAGGGAGGGAAACCAATGAGCCCATATACCATGCGAGTTCCGAGGAAGTGTAATGCAAAATGTTATCAGAATCGCTTGGTGCCCGTTCTTAATAAAAAGCAT GCTGTTCAGCTCACAAAATTTGATTACAGACTTTCAAATAAGTTGGATTCAAATTTACAAAAACTGAGATGTAGAGCCAATTATCAAGCCTTGAAATTTACCGACACGATTAGAAAAATGGGTAAAAAGTTGGTTGAGAGAATGAGCATGAAAAACAAGCATTTCATTGCCCTGCATTTGAG GTTTGAGCCGGATATGCTGGCGTTTTCTGGATGCGATTATGGTGGGGGAGCAAAAGAAAGGAAAGAGCTTGGCAAACTTCGGAAAAGGTGGAAAACTTTACAT GCAAGCAACCCTGACAAGGTACGAAGACATGGCAGATGCCCGCTAACTCCAGAGGAAGTTGGTCTCATGCTTAGAGCGTTGGGTTTCGGACGTGATGTTCACTTGTATGTGGCATCCGGTGATGTATATGGAGGTGAAGAGACATTGGCACCCCTAAAAACACTTTTCCCAAACTTCCACACAAAAGAGACTCTGTTAAGCAAGGAGGAGTTGGCCCCGTTTTCATCCTTCTCTTCTCGAATGGCTGCGCTGGACTTTATTGTTTGCGATGAAAGTGATGTTTTCGTCACAAACAACAATGGCAACATGGCTAAAATGTTAGCTGGTCGAAG GAGATACTTTGGTCACAAACCAACAATCCGTCCCAATGCTAAGAAACTGTCTCAGTTGTTCATAAATCGTAATAACATGACATGGGAAGAATTTGCATCGAGGATTCGAACAGATCAAATTGGATTCTTGGGAGAGCCAAATGAGGTAAAGCCGGGAAGGGGTGTGTTCCACGAAAACCCCGCTGCCTGCATTTGTAGCACATCTGACACAAAGGCTAAGGAGGATTATATGAACAAGGACAGTGGTTATGCGACAGATGAGCAAGTAACCGAGGACGAGCAAGATTGGTCTGAGATGGATTATGCTGAAATTACAAATCAGTCTATAGGGAAAGTGCTGCCTAGTGGAAGCGTTTCAGGTCCAAGTGTTCTACTTAAATCCGACCAACCAGAATTCGAAGAGTTCTTTTCAGACTGA
- the LOC137725949 gene encoding protein DETOXIFICATION 45, chloroplastic-like isoform X2: MAVTQFRSGALSNGLTAGASDRNPITRKSRLFNSLHRRGDCNIVARSGRKDLSNANAVGGYNLYATRRALCTPLVTRRRRPCFPVVANQLSSDLGVGSSEVEGKLGLEEEEALIGVGSGDLETYSPDVKRELLMLSLPAILGQAIDPLAQLMETAYIGNLGSVELASAGISMNIFNYISKIFNIPLLSVATSFVAEDLVKSESKGSISENGCLNGNTNGKLRTVDGVVERKQLSSVSTALLLAVGIGIFEAVALSLGSGLFLNMMGISSDSPMRIQAQRFLQLRAFGAPAVVASLALQGVFRGFKDTKTPVLCLGIGNSLAVFLLPLLIYYFRLGATGAAISTVISQYTVTFLMIWFLNKRAILLPPKVGSLQFGGYLKSGGFLLGRTLACLTTLTLGTSMAARQGPVAMAAHQICIQVWLAVSLLTDAMAASGQALIASYLSKGEYKIVKEVADSALKIGLFTGISLSVILGVSFGSLATLFTNDPEVLAIVRSGILFVSASQPLNALAYVFDGLHYGVSDFAYAARSMMVVGALSSAFLLYAPSIFGLHGVWLGLTLFMGLRAVAGYARYLSKSGPWWFVHRDFQIAQVLECA, encoded by the exons ATGGCGGTTACCCAGTTCAGAAGTGGCGCCCTTTCTAACGGATTAACCGCCGGAGCCAGTGACCGCAACCCGATAACTCGAAAGTCCAGGTTGTTTAATTCATTGCACAGAAGGGGAGATTGTAATATTGTAGCAAGAAGTGGTAGGAAGGATTTGAGCAATGCCAATGCTGTGGGGGGATACAATCTGTATGCTACACGAAGAGCACTGTGCACGCCGCTAGTGACACGCCGCAGAAGACCCTGTTTCCCGGTGGTGGCTAATCAATTGAGTTCGGATTTGGGTGTGGGATCCTCTGAGGTGGAAGGAAAGTTGGGTTTGGAGGAAGAGGAAGCTCTCATAGGTGTAGGGAGTGGTGACCT TGAAACATATTCTCCAGATGTCAAACGCGAGCTATTGATGCTTTCTTTACCTGCAATTCTGGGTCAGGCCATTGATCCATTAGCACAACTAATGGAGACTGCATACATTGGCaatttgg GTTCTGTGGAATTGGCTTCAGCTGGTATTTCAATGAACATCTTTAATTATATCTCAAAGATATTTAATATCCCTCTCCTCAGTGTTGCGACATCTTTTGTTGCTGAAGACCTTGTTAAGAGTGAAAGTAAAGGTTCTATTTCAG AAAATGGTTGTCTAAATGGCAATACTAATGGTAAACTCAGAACTGTTGATGGAGTTGTTGAGAGAAAGCAGCTGTCTTCAGTGTCTACAGCTTTATTGTTAGCAGTTGGGATTGGGATTTTTGAGGCCGTGGCCCTGTCTTTGGGATCTGGGTTGTTTCTAAATATGATGGGCATATCATCA GACTCACCTATGCGCATTCAAGCACAACGATTTCTTCAACTAAGAGCATTTGGTGCTCCCGCAGTAGTAGCGTCTTTGGCTCTTCAAGGAGTTTTCCGTGGATTTAAGGATACAAAAACTCCAGTACTATGTCTAG GTATTGGTAATTCGTTAGCTGTGTTTTTGTTGCCCCTCcttatttattattttcgttTGGGTGCAACTGGTGCAGCCATTTCCACTGTTATATCTCA ATACACTGTCACCTTTTTAATGATCTGGTTTCTAAATAAGAGAGCTATACTATTGCCTCCGAAGGTTGGATCACTACAATTTGGTGGATACCTTAAATCCG GTGGCTTTCTTCTTGGACGAACTCTTGCTTGTCTTACAACCTTGACATTGGGAACATCAATGGCGGCTCGTCAAGGTCCAGTAGCTATGGCTGCTCATCAGATATGTATTCAAGTATGGTTGGCTGTATCCCTTCTAACTGATGCAATGGCTGCATCTGGTCAG GCCCTGATTGCAAGTTACTTATCAAAAGGTGAATACAAAATTGTGAAAGAAGTTGCTGACTCTGCGTTAAag atagGATTGTTCACAGGTATTTCCTTGTCTGTAATTTTGGGAGTATCTTTTGGTTCTCTAGCTACGTTGTTCACCAATGATCCTGAAGTATTAGCAATTGTTAGATCCGGGATATTG TTTGTCAGTGCTAGTCAGCCTTTAAATGCTCTAGCTTATGTTTTCGATGGCCTCCATTATGGTGTTTCAGATTTTGCATATGCCGCCCGCTCCATG ATGGTAGTGGGGGCATTATCTTCCGCATTTTTGCTATATGCTCCTTCCATCTTTGGCCTTCATGGAGTTTGGCTGGGTTTGACTCTCTTCATGGGCTTGCGCGCAGTCGCAGGCTATGCCAG ATATCTGTCAAAATCAGGCCCGTGGTGGTTCGTGCACAGGGATTTCCAGATAGCTCAG GTTTTAGAATGTGCCTAA
- the LOC137725949 gene encoding protein DETOXIFICATION 45, chloroplastic-like isoform X1, translating to MAVTQFRSGALSNGLTAGASDRNPITRKSRLFNSLHRRGDCNIVARSGRKDLSNANAVGGYNLYATRRALCTPLVTRRRRPCFPVVANQLSSDLGVGSSEVEGKLGLEEEEALIGVGSGDLETYSPDVKRELLMLSLPAILGQAIDPLAQLMETAYIGNLGSVELASAGISMNIFNYISKIFNIPLLSVATSFVAEDLVKSESKGSISENGCLNGNTNGKLRTVDGVVERKQLSSVSTALLLAVGIGIFEAVALSLGSGLFLNMMGISSDSPMRIQAQRFLQLRAFGAPAVVASLALQGVFRGFKDTKTPVLCLGIGNSLAVFLLPLLIYYFRLGATGAAISTVISQYTVTFLMIWFLNKRAILLPPKVGSLQFGGYLKSGGFLLGRTLACLTTLTLGTSMAARQGPVAMAAHQICIQVWLAVSLLTDAMAASGQALIASYLSKGEYKIVKEVADSALKIGLFTGISLSVILGVSFGSLATLFTNDPEVLAIVRSGILFVSASQPLNALAYVFDGLHYGVSDFAYAARSMMVVGALSSAFLLYAPSIFGLHGVWLGLTLFMGLRAVAGYARYLSKSGPWWFVHRDFQIAQLAT from the exons ATGGCGGTTACCCAGTTCAGAAGTGGCGCCCTTTCTAACGGATTAACCGCCGGAGCCAGTGACCGCAACCCGATAACTCGAAAGTCCAGGTTGTTTAATTCATTGCACAGAAGGGGAGATTGTAATATTGTAGCAAGAAGTGGTAGGAAGGATTTGAGCAATGCCAATGCTGTGGGGGGATACAATCTGTATGCTACACGAAGAGCACTGTGCACGCCGCTAGTGACACGCCGCAGAAGACCCTGTTTCCCGGTGGTGGCTAATCAATTGAGTTCGGATTTGGGTGTGGGATCCTCTGAGGTGGAAGGAAAGTTGGGTTTGGAGGAAGAGGAAGCTCTCATAGGTGTAGGGAGTGGTGACCT TGAAACATATTCTCCAGATGTCAAACGCGAGCTATTGATGCTTTCTTTACCTGCAATTCTGGGTCAGGCCATTGATCCATTAGCACAACTAATGGAGACTGCATACATTGGCaatttgg GTTCTGTGGAATTGGCTTCAGCTGGTATTTCAATGAACATCTTTAATTATATCTCAAAGATATTTAATATCCCTCTCCTCAGTGTTGCGACATCTTTTGTTGCTGAAGACCTTGTTAAGAGTGAAAGTAAAGGTTCTATTTCAG AAAATGGTTGTCTAAATGGCAATACTAATGGTAAACTCAGAACTGTTGATGGAGTTGTTGAGAGAAAGCAGCTGTCTTCAGTGTCTACAGCTTTATTGTTAGCAGTTGGGATTGGGATTTTTGAGGCCGTGGCCCTGTCTTTGGGATCTGGGTTGTTTCTAAATATGATGGGCATATCATCA GACTCACCTATGCGCATTCAAGCACAACGATTTCTTCAACTAAGAGCATTTGGTGCTCCCGCAGTAGTAGCGTCTTTGGCTCTTCAAGGAGTTTTCCGTGGATTTAAGGATACAAAAACTCCAGTACTATGTCTAG GTATTGGTAATTCGTTAGCTGTGTTTTTGTTGCCCCTCcttatttattattttcgttTGGGTGCAACTGGTGCAGCCATTTCCACTGTTATATCTCA ATACACTGTCACCTTTTTAATGATCTGGTTTCTAAATAAGAGAGCTATACTATTGCCTCCGAAGGTTGGATCACTACAATTTGGTGGATACCTTAAATCCG GTGGCTTTCTTCTTGGACGAACTCTTGCTTGTCTTACAACCTTGACATTGGGAACATCAATGGCGGCTCGTCAAGGTCCAGTAGCTATGGCTGCTCATCAGATATGTATTCAAGTATGGTTGGCTGTATCCCTTCTAACTGATGCAATGGCTGCATCTGGTCAG GCCCTGATTGCAAGTTACTTATCAAAAGGTGAATACAAAATTGTGAAAGAAGTTGCTGACTCTGCGTTAAag atagGATTGTTCACAGGTATTTCCTTGTCTGTAATTTTGGGAGTATCTTTTGGTTCTCTAGCTACGTTGTTCACCAATGATCCTGAAGTATTAGCAATTGTTAGATCCGGGATATTG TTTGTCAGTGCTAGTCAGCCTTTAAATGCTCTAGCTTATGTTTTCGATGGCCTCCATTATGGTGTTTCAGATTTTGCATATGCCGCCCGCTCCATG ATGGTAGTGGGGGCATTATCTTCCGCATTTTTGCTATATGCTCCTTCCATCTTTGGCCTTCATGGAGTTTGGCTGGGTTTGACTCTCTTCATGGGCTTGCGCGCAGTCGCAGGCTATGCCAG ATATCTGTCAAAATCAGGCCCGTGGTGGTTCGTGCACAGGGATTTCCAGATAGCTCAG CTAGCCACTTGA
- the LOC137726013 gene encoding glycerol-3-phosphate acyltransferase 9-like isoform X2, which produces MGDPGKLHSSSSELDLDRPNLEDYLPSGTSIQQEPHGKLRLRDLLDISPTLTEAAGAIIDDSFTRCFKSNPPEPWNWNVYLFPLWCFGVVVRYFILFPARVLVLTIGWIIFLSSFIPVHFLLKGHDKLRKNLERLLVELICSFFVASWTGVVKYHGPRPSMRPKQVFVANHTSMIDFIILEQMTAFAVIMQKHPGWVGLLQSTILESVGCIWFNRSEAKDREIVTKKLRDHVLGADNNPLLIFPEGTCVNNHYTVMFKKGAFELGCSVCPVAIKYNKIFVDAFWNSKKQSFTVHLLQLMTAWAVVCDVWYLEPQNIRPGETAIEFAERVRDIISVRAGLKMVPWDGYLKYSRPSPKHRERRQQNFAETMLRRLEEK; this is translated from the exons ATGGGTGACCCCGGGAAGCTCCACTCCTCAAGCTCCGAATTGGACCTCGATCGCCCCAACCTCGAAGATTACCTTCCTTCCGGCACCTCCATCCAGCAGGAACCCCACGGCAAGCTTCGCCT GCGTGATTTGCTTGACATATCTCCCACCTTAACCGAGGCTGCTGGTGCCATTATCGAT GACTCGTTCACAAGGTGCTTTAAGTCCAATCCTCCGGAGCCGTGGAACTGGAATGTGTATTTGTTCCCTTTGTGGTGTTTTGGAGTGGTGGTTCGGTACTTCATTCTGTTTCCTGCGAG GGTTCTCGTTTTGACAATCGGATGGAtaattttcctttcatctttcaTTCCAGTGCACTTCCTGCTGAAGGGCCATGATAAATTGAGAAAGAATTTAGAG AGGCTCTTGGTAGAGTTAATTTGTAGCTTCTTTGTTGCATCTTGGACTggggttgtgaagtaccatggacCACGGCCCAGCATGCGGCCTAAGCAG GTCTTTGTGGCCAATCATACTTCCATGATTGATTTCATCATCTTAGAACAAATGACCGCATTTGCTGTAATTATGCAAAAGCATCCTGGATGGGTTG GATTGTTGCAAAGCACTATTTTGGAGAGCGTAGGGTGCATTTGGTTCAATCGTTCAGAGGCAAAGGATCGGGAAATTGTAACAAAGAA ATTAAGGGACCATGTGCTGGGGGCAGACAACAACCCTCTCCTTATATTTCCTGAAGGAACGTGTGTAAACAATCACTACACTGTTATGTTTAAGAAG GGTGCATTTGAGCTTGGCTGCTCAGTTTGCCCTGTCGCAATCAAGTACAACAAAATTTTCGTCGATGCTTTTTGGAACAGCAAAAA GCAGTCCTTCACAGTGCATCTGCTACAACTTATGACGGCATGGGCTGTTGTTTGTGATGTGTGGTATTTGGAGCCCCAAAACATTAGGCCTGGGGAAACCGCCATTGAATTTGCAGAGAG GGTCAGGGACATAATTTCTGTTCGAGCAGGACTTAAGATGGTTCCGTGGGACGGATACCTGAAATACTCTCGGCCCAGCCCAAAGCACAGAGAGCGAAG GCAACAAAACTTTGCTGAGACTATGCTACGACGCCTAGAGGAAAAGTAA
- the LOC137726013 gene encoding glycerol-3-phosphate acyltransferase 9-like isoform X3: MTRSQGALSPILRSRGTGMCICSLCGVLEWWFGTSFCFLRVHFLLKGHDKLRKNLERLLVELICSFFVASWTGVVKYHGPRPSMRPKQVFVANHTSMIDFIILEQMTAFAVIMQKHPGWVGLLQSTILESVGCIWFNRSEAKDREIVTKNSFFFRLRDHVLGADNNPLLIFPEGTCVNNHYTVMFKKGAFELGCSVCPVAIKYNKIFVDAFWNSKKQSFTVHLLQLMTAWAVVCDVWYLEPQNIRPGETAIEFAERVRDIISVRAGLKMVPWDGYLKYSRPSPKHRERRQQNFAETMLRRLEEK, translated from the exons AT GACTCGTTCACAAGGTGCTTTAAGTCCAATCCTCCGGAGCCGTGGAACTGGAATGTGTATTTGTTCCCTTTGTGGTGTTTTGGAGTGGTGGTTCGGTACTTCATTCTGTTTCCTGCGAG TGCACTTCCTGCTGAAGGGCCATGATAAATTGAGAAAGAATTTAGAG AGGCTCTTGGTAGAGTTAATTTGTAGCTTCTTTGTTGCATCTTGGACTggggttgtgaagtaccatggacCACGGCCCAGCATGCGGCCTAAGCAG GTCTTTGTGGCCAATCATACTTCCATGATTGATTTCATCATCTTAGAACAAATGACCGCATTTGCTGTAATTATGCAAAAGCATCCTGGATGGGTTG GATTGTTGCAAAGCACTATTTTGGAGAGCGTAGGGTGCATTTGGTTCAATCGTTCAGAGGCAAAGGATCGGGAAATTGTAACAAAGAA TTCCTTTTTTTTCAGATTAAGGGACCATGTGCTGGGGGCAGACAACAACCCTCTCCTTATATTTCCTGAAGGAACGTGTGTAAACAATCACTACACTGTTATGTTTAAGAAG GGTGCATTTGAGCTTGGCTGCTCAGTTTGCCCTGTCGCAATCAAGTACAACAAAATTTTCGTCGATGCTTTTTGGAACAGCAAAAA GCAGTCCTTCACAGTGCATCTGCTACAACTTATGACGGCATGGGCTGTTGTTTGTGATGTGTGGTATTTGGAGCCCCAAAACATTAGGCCTGGGGAAACCGCCATTGAATTTGCAGAGAG GGTCAGGGACATAATTTCTGTTCGAGCAGGACTTAAGATGGTTCCGTGGGACGGATACCTGAAATACTCTCGGCCCAGCCCAAAGCACAGAGAGCGAAG GCAACAAAACTTTGCTGAGACTATGCTACGACGCCTAGAGGAAAAGTAA
- the LOC137726013 gene encoding glycerol-3-phosphate acyltransferase 9-like isoform X1, translated as MGDPGKLHSSSSELDLDRPNLEDYLPSGTSIQQEPHGKLRLRDLLDISPTLTEAAGAIIDDSFTRCFKSNPPEPWNWNVYLFPLWCFGVVVRYFILFPARVLVLTIGWIIFLSSFIPVHFLLKGHDKLRKNLERLLVELICSFFVASWTGVVKYHGPRPSMRPKQVFVANHTSMIDFIILEQMTAFAVIMQKHPGWVGLLQSTILESVGCIWFNRSEAKDREIVTKNSFFFRLRDHVLGADNNPLLIFPEGTCVNNHYTVMFKKGAFELGCSVCPVAIKYNKIFVDAFWNSKKQSFTVHLLQLMTAWAVVCDVWYLEPQNIRPGETAIEFAERVRDIISVRAGLKMVPWDGYLKYSRPSPKHRERRQQNFAETMLRRLEEK; from the exons ATGGGTGACCCCGGGAAGCTCCACTCCTCAAGCTCCGAATTGGACCTCGATCGCCCCAACCTCGAAGATTACCTTCCTTCCGGCACCTCCATCCAGCAGGAACCCCACGGCAAGCTTCGCCT GCGTGATTTGCTTGACATATCTCCCACCTTAACCGAGGCTGCTGGTGCCATTATCGAT GACTCGTTCACAAGGTGCTTTAAGTCCAATCCTCCGGAGCCGTGGAACTGGAATGTGTATTTGTTCCCTTTGTGGTGTTTTGGAGTGGTGGTTCGGTACTTCATTCTGTTTCCTGCGAG GGTTCTCGTTTTGACAATCGGATGGAtaattttcctttcatctttcaTTCCAGTGCACTTCCTGCTGAAGGGCCATGATAAATTGAGAAAGAATTTAGAG AGGCTCTTGGTAGAGTTAATTTGTAGCTTCTTTGTTGCATCTTGGACTggggttgtgaagtaccatggacCACGGCCCAGCATGCGGCCTAAGCAG GTCTTTGTGGCCAATCATACTTCCATGATTGATTTCATCATCTTAGAACAAATGACCGCATTTGCTGTAATTATGCAAAAGCATCCTGGATGGGTTG GATTGTTGCAAAGCACTATTTTGGAGAGCGTAGGGTGCATTTGGTTCAATCGTTCAGAGGCAAAGGATCGGGAAATTGTAACAAAGAA TTCCTTTTTTTTCAGATTAAGGGACCATGTGCTGGGGGCAGACAACAACCCTCTCCTTATATTTCCTGAAGGAACGTGTGTAAACAATCACTACACTGTTATGTTTAAGAAG GGTGCATTTGAGCTTGGCTGCTCAGTTTGCCCTGTCGCAATCAAGTACAACAAAATTTTCGTCGATGCTTTTTGGAACAGCAAAAA GCAGTCCTTCACAGTGCATCTGCTACAACTTATGACGGCATGGGCTGTTGTTTGTGATGTGTGGTATTTGGAGCCCCAAAACATTAGGCCTGGGGAAACCGCCATTGAATTTGCAGAGAG GGTCAGGGACATAATTTCTGTTCGAGCAGGACTTAAGATGGTTCCGTGGGACGGATACCTGAAATACTCTCGGCCCAGCCCAAAGCACAGAGAGCGAAG GCAACAAAACTTTGCTGAGACTATGCTACGACGCCTAGAGGAAAAGTAA
- the LOC137726143 gene encoding lysM domain-containing GPI-anchored protein 2, giving the protein MSLSALTLALLLTVSLLSFLPIPTSSATFNCSAPASTTCRSLIAYIPPNSTTLNSIKTLFNVTHFRTLLGANNFPITTDPALPVPTGQKVLIPFTCLCRNGTGISNKRPQYIVKSGDNLDHIATVLFSRLVTYQEIAAVNKISDPSLIRIGQKLWIPLPCSCDEVDGERVVHYGHVVAAGSSVEAIATEYGTTQETLLRINGISDPKTLQANQVLDVPLKACSSSVSNESSDAPLLVSNNTYVFTANDCVKCQCSSANNWTLQCKPSTFNLTVCPAMQCEDSSLTSKLLLGNSTSGCNQTTCAYAGYTNQTKILTTLVTHSTCSDNNNNASKMSLQGSSWNFLFVAIHLVLLFLHVLQ; this is encoded by the exons atgTCTCTCTCCGCCCTCACACTCGCACTTCTCCTCACCGTCTCCCTCCTCTCATTTCTCCCCATACCTACCTCCTCCGCCACCTTCAACTGCTCTGCCCCCGCCTCCACCACCTGCCGCTCCCTCATCGCCTACATCCCCCCTAACTCCACCACCCTCAACTCCATCAAAACCCTCTTCAACGTCACTCACTTCCGCACCCTGCTCGGCGccaacaacttccccatcaccACCGACCCGGCCTTACCCGTCCCCACCGGACAAAAGGTCCTCATCCCCTTCACCTGCCTCTGCCGCAACGGCACTGGCATCTCCAACAAGCGGCCCCAGTACATAGTCAAGTCCGGCGACAACCTCGACCACATAGCCACCGTCCTGTTCTCGAGGCTTGTGACGTACCAGGAAATCGCGGCGGTGAATAAGATATCCGACCCCAGTCTGATTCGGATCGGGCAGAAGCTGTGGATTCCGCTACCTTGTAGTTGCGATGAAGTGGACGGTGAGAGGGTGGTCCATTACGGACACGTGGTGGCGGCTGGGAGCTCGGTGGAGGCGATTGCGACGGAGTACGGGACGACCCAGGAGACTCTGCTGAGGATCAATGGGATATCGGATCCGAAGACCCTTCAGGCCAATCAAGTCCTCGATGTTCCTCTCAAAG CTTGTTCGTCTTCCGTATCCAATGAATCATCTGACGCCCCTTTACTGGTTTCTAATAACACCTACGTCTTTACTGCCAACGATTGCGTGAAGTGCCAATGCAGTTCTGCAAACAATTGGAC CTTACAATGCAAGCCATCCACCTTTAACTTAACTGTATGCCCTGCGATGCAATGCGAGGATTCAAGTCTGACTAGTAAGCTATTACTTGGCAACAGCACATCCGGTTGCAATCAAACAACCTGTGCCTATGCTGGTTATACTAACCAGACCAAGATTCTTACAACCTTGGTAACACACTCCACTTGTTCAG ACAATAACAATAACGCTTCAAAGATGAGTTTGCAAGGCTCGAGTTGGAACTTCCTTTTCGTGGCAATTCACTTGGTGCTTCTCTTTCTTCATGTTCTTCAATGA